One Ignavibacteria bacterium DNA segment encodes these proteins:
- a CDS encoding tetratricopeptide repeat protein, with the protein MPEVSKHYPPSHEHRRLAAIMFTDIKDYSKKMQSDESAALRMLEIHNQMMRENIARYEGTVVKTVGDAFLVSFDSVINATECAVECQERFIEYNKEKEEHQKIVIRVGVHLGDIIEKDNDVFGDGVNIASRIQSMAEPGGINISESVYQQVRNKLDLPYLSLGAPQLKNIKEAIKIYQIIIGDGKQRSPFATQWLIFKTLMRRREWKRRLAIGIPLALLCLFFGLSFDNYPKIQKFRADNLPWFYSLKSVEGKVAVLPFENNSKLEDYAVNGMTDEVISSLGSIKGLFILDRNAVIKYDIKELPKNERELPALPQIAEELGVRYVIKGLVRNAGDKLRISYEVYDNQKSKKTVGKLDEDFSEENILGVQERLAGSIAKELRITVTKEQQAAIAAKTQVNSKAYDFSLRGLDYLRRNTKRDNEFALQMFEKAVALDTSFALGYAELAYAQWLHYSWYGSGGKDLLDHSLKNAQRAQQLNPQLGEAYRVIGAVYSMAPPLASNYTDDVNALNKAIELNPNDAISYYLLGSVYERKDLNQSLSYYEQAIQRSPSNSLFYLGKGRALMKNKMLDSAIAIVREAIEYQPDQIQGYLQLGNLFIQKENLGEAENSFRRAIQLQPDNTAGYLGLAKMYRQLGKYEDALTQYQSALLRDSTNREVYFGLGESNLSLRTLKDARKYFDRVIEIGQYDFRIVNDVGRAYERIGDFETALYYFDLSIEKNPNAQAAGGEISVDALEKKAQMLVSLGRLEEAVTAMEKVVELKKDFAIPYSNLALFLNMALRPQEAITAIKKYPHYLDEPDLLMKLGMSYRMLGDINNSLVSYSAAEELYKKRLETAPRDQVLLSFVTETYYHRGISFEKAGKQADAFNQFDKALKYYQDKLNDDPGNLEVIGYIGVIKARLGDKSGALQTIQKLESDVSSDAIANYQIAAVYSVQNDIPNAAKYLRKGIALGFKEFGFMMIDPDMENLIKSKEGQSLLKQKKKLPS; encoded by the coding sequence ATGCCAGAAGTCTCTAAACATTATCCTCCATCGCACGAACATCGCAGACTTGCGGCAATAATGTTCACCGACATCAAGGATTATTCCAAAAAGATGCAGAGTGACGAATCAGCCGCATTGCGAATGCTCGAAATCCATAATCAAATGATGCGGGAAAATATCGCGCGATATGAAGGAACGGTTGTTAAAACCGTTGGCGATGCATTTCTTGTTTCGTTTGATAGTGTTATCAATGCAACGGAATGCGCTGTCGAATGTCAGGAACGGTTTATTGAATACAATAAAGAAAAAGAGGAACATCAAAAAATTGTCATTCGTGTTGGCGTTCATCTCGGAGATATTATTGAGAAAGACAACGATGTATTCGGCGATGGTGTGAATATTGCTTCAAGAATTCAGTCAATGGCAGAGCCCGGCGGAATTAACATTTCGGAAAGCGTTTATCAACAAGTACGAAATAAACTTGACTTACCCTACCTTTCATTAGGCGCTCCCCAACTCAAAAATATAAAAGAAGCCATTAAAATTTATCAAATAATAATTGGCGATGGAAAACAGCGTTCTCCCTTTGCTACGCAATGGCTGATTTTTAAAACGTTGATGAGAAGACGAGAATGGAAAAGAAGATTGGCAATTGGTATTCCACTCGCGCTTCTTTGTTTATTTTTTGGATTGTCTTTTGATAATTATCCCAAGATTCAAAAATTTCGAGCAGATAATCTACCGTGGTTTTATTCATTAAAAAGTGTGGAAGGAAAAGTAGCTGTTTTACCTTTTGAAAATAATTCTAAGTTAGAAGATTACGCTGTTAACGGTATGACAGACGAAGTCATTTCTTCATTAGGTTCTATTAAAGGTTTGTTTATATTAGACCGAAATGCTGTAATCAAATATGACATTAAAGAACTTCCTAAAAATGAGAGAGAACTTCCAGCACTTCCACAAATTGCAGAAGAGCTTGGTGTTCGATACGTTATTAAAGGACTTGTAAGAAATGCTGGTGATAAATTGCGAATCAGTTATGAGGTATATGACAATCAAAAATCAAAAAAAACGGTTGGAAAACTTGATGAAGATTTTTCTGAGGAGAATATACTTGGAGTTCAGGAACGATTAGCCGGTTCTATTGCAAAAGAACTCCGCATCACAGTTACAAAAGAACAACAAGCTGCAATCGCCGCGAAAACCCAAGTGAATTCTAAGGCGTATGATTTTTCATTGCGGGGGTTAGATTATTTACGCAGAAATACGAAACGTGACAACGAATTTGCATTGCAAATGTTTGAAAAAGCAGTCGCGCTTGATACATCGTTTGCTTTGGGTTATGCTGAACTTGCGTATGCGCAATGGCTACACTATAGTTGGTACGGAAGCGGTGGGAAAGACCTTCTCGATCATAGTTTGAAAAATGCACAACGCGCCCAACAATTGAACCCCCAATTGGGTGAAGCATATCGAGTTATCGGTGCAGTCTATTCAATGGCACCGCCGTTAGCATCCAATTACACGGATGATGTGAACGCATTAAACAAAGCGATTGAACTGAACCCGAACGATGCTATTTCCTATTATCTGCTTGGGTCTGTGTATGAAAGAAAAGATTTAAACCAATCACTTTCCTATTACGAACAAGCAATACAACGAAGTCCAAGCAATTCTTTGTTTTATTTAGGAAAAGGAAGAGCGTTGATGAAAAACAAAATGTTGGATTCTGCAATTGCGATTGTGAGAGAAGCAATTGAATATCAACCGGACCAAATTCAGGGATATTTGCAACTGGGTAATTTGTTTATTCAAAAAGAAAATCTTGGTGAAGCGGAAAATTCGTTTCGCAGAGCAATTCAACTTCAACCGGATAATACTGCGGGCTATTTGGGATTAGCAAAAATGTATCGCCAATTGGGAAAATATGAAGATGCATTAACACAATATCAAAGCGCGTTGTTGCGAGATTCAACGAACCGCGAAGTGTACTTTGGATTGGGCGAAAGCAATCTTTCTTTGAGAACACTGAAAGACGCAAGAAAATATTTCGATAGAGTAATTGAAATCGGGCAGTATGATTTCCGCATTGTCAACGATGTTGGACGCGCGTATGAGCGTATTGGTGATTTTGAAACGGCATTGTATTATTTTGACCTTTCCATTGAAAAGAATCCGAATGCACAAGCCGCTGGAGGAGAAATTTCTGTGGATGCACTGGAAAAGAAAGCGCAGATGCTGGTTTCATTAGGACGTTTGGAAGAAGCAGTAACAGCAATGGAAAAAGTTGTTGAACTCAAAAAAGATTTTGCTATTCCATATTCCAATTTGGCATTATTTTTAAATATGGCTCTGCGACCTCAAGAAGCAATCACGGCAATCAAGAAATATCCTCATTATTTGGATGAACCCGATTTACTGATGAAACTAGGAATGAGTTATCGTATGCTTGGTGATATCAATAATTCATTAGTAAGTTACAGTGCCGCAGAAGAATTGTATAAAAAACGCCTGGAAACTGCGCCACGAGACCAAGTCTTACTTTCCTTTGTAACTGAAACGTACTATCATCGAGGGATTTCTTTTGAGAAGGCGGGAAAACAAGCGGATGCATTTAATCAATTTGATAAAGCACTTAAATATTATCAGGATAAATTAAATGACGACCCGGGAAATCTTGAAGTCATTGGATATATCGGAGTCATTAAAGCACGATTAGGCGATAAAAGCGGCGCACTTCAAACAATTCAAAAACTTGAATCGGATGTATCTTCTGACGCGATAGCGAATTATCAAATTGCCGCAGTTTATTCTGTGCAAAATGATATTCCCAACGCCGCAAAATATCTGAGAAAAGGAATTGCGTTAGGTTTTAAAGAATTTGGTTTTATGATGATTGACCCCGATATGGAGAATTTGATTAAATCAAAAGAAGGACAATCGCTATTGAAACAGAAGAAAAAACTTCCAAGTTAA
- the lysS gene encoding lysine--tRNA ligase: protein MIEHSHVDDINVLMKRRREELEELKKFNINPYPYEFSRTDFSSDILASFSDDAPKRNVAIAGRIMSLRRMGKASFCHIQDSKGKIQVYLKKDDVGEIYDAFKLLDIGDIIGVNGFIFRTKMGEVSVHAESFSVLSKSLRPLPIVKEKVDEQGNTVTFDEFSDKELRYRQRYVDLIVNPHVREVFFKRAQIVKTIRNFLDAQGFLEVETPVLQPLYGGAFARPFITHHNALDTQLYLRIADELYLKRLLVGGIDGVYEISKDFRNEGMDRNHNPEFTMMEVYVPYKDYVWMMKMVEKMFAEVALAINGSLKCNVDDKEINLSAPFQRLTMFDSIEKYTGKNLRGKNENELRAIAKELQVEVDKIASSGTIIDSIFSEKVQQHLIQPTFITDYPVEMSPLAKRHRTEEGLVERFELFINAQEVCNAFSELNDPLDQRSRFEEQMKQRERGDVEAQVLDEDFLRAMEFGMPPAAGLGMGIDRLTMLLTNQHSIRDVVLFPHMKPEK from the coding sequence ATGATTGAGCATTCACACGTTGACGATATAAACGTGTTGATGAAACGCCGCCGCGAAGAACTCGAAGAACTTAAAAAATTCAATATCAATCCATATCCGTATGAATTTTCTCGTACGGATTTTTCGTCAGATATCCTTGCTTCATTTTCCGATGATGCGCCGAAAAGAAATGTTGCAATCGCCGGAAGAATTATGTCGCTTCGCAGAATGGGGAAAGCATCATTCTGCCACATTCAAGATTCGAAGGGAAAAATTCAAGTTTATTTGAAGAAGGATGATGTTGGAGAAATTTATGATGCGTTCAAACTTCTCGACATTGGTGATATAATTGGAGTAAATGGATTTATCTTTCGAACAAAGATGGGAGAAGTTTCTGTTCACGCAGAAAGTTTTTCTGTTCTCTCAAAATCGTTGCGTCCACTTCCGATTGTAAAAGAAAAAGTTGATGAACAAGGAAACACTGTAACATTCGACGAATTTTCTGACAAAGAACTTCGCTATCGTCAGCGTTATGTTGATTTGATTGTCAATCCTCACGTGCGCGAAGTTTTTTTCAAGCGTGCGCAAATCGTTAAAACGATTCGCAACTTTCTCGATGCACAAGGATTTCTTGAAGTCGAAACTCCAGTTCTTCAACCCTTGTACGGCGGCGCATTTGCTCGTCCGTTCATAACGCATCACAACGCACTCGACACACAATTATATTTGCGAATAGCAGACGAACTCTATTTGAAACGCTTACTTGTTGGCGGAATTGATGGCGTGTACGAAATCTCCAAAGATTTTCGCAACGAAGGAATGGACAGAAACCACAACCCGGAATTTACGATGATGGAAGTGTATGTTCCCTACAAAGATTACGTGTGGATGATGAAAATGGTGGAGAAAATGTTTGCAGAAGTTGCACTTGCAATTAATGGTTCATTGAAATGTAATGTTGATGATAAAGAAATAAATCTCTCTGCTCCGTTTCAACGTTTGACAATGTTTGATTCGATTGAAAAGTACACGGGAAAAAATCTTCGAGGAAAAAATGAAAATGAACTTCGCGCTATCGCAAAAGAACTTCAAGTTGAAGTTGATAAAATTGCATCGAGCGGAACAATTATTGATTCAATTTTTTCTGAAAAAGTTCAGCAGCATTTAATTCAACCGACGTTCATTACGGATTACCCCGTTGAAATGTCACCGCTTGCAAAACGACATCGCACAGAAGAAGGGCTTGTAGAACGATTTGAATTATTCATCAACGCACAAGAAGTGTGCAACGCATTTTCTGAACTCAATGACCCGCTCGACCAACGCTCGCGATTTGAAGAACAAATGAAGCAGCGAGAACGAGGAGATGTTGAAGCGCAAGTTCTCGATGAAGATTTT